GCAAGTCTCGTGTCATTCAGCCCAGATGTTCTTGCTGACATTTTTGAACTCTTTGCCAAGAACTTTTCTTATGGCAAGCCACTTAATAATGAGTGGCAGTTACCAGATCCCAGTGAGATTTTCACCTGTGACCACACTGAATTTAATGCATTTCTTGATTTGAAGAACTCCCTAAATGAAGTAAAAAACCTACTGAGTGATAAGAAACTGGATGAGTGGCATGAGCACACTGCTTTCACTAATAAAGCAGGGAAAATCATTTCTCATGTTAGAAAATCTGTTAATGCTGAACTTTGTACTCAAGCATGGTGTAAGTTCCATGAGATTTTGTGCAGCTTTCCACTTATTCCACAGGAAGCTTTTCAGAATGGAAAACTGAATTCTCTACACCTTTGTGAAGCTCCAGGAGCTTTTATAGCTAGTCTCAACCACTACTTAAAATCCCGTCGGTTTCCTTGTGATTGGAGTTGGGTAGCGAATACTCTGAATCCATACCATGAAGCAAATGACGACCTCATGATGATTATGGATGACCGGCTTATTGCAAATACCTTGCATTGGTGGTACTTTGGTCCAGATAACACTGGTGATATCATGACCCTGAAATTCTTGACTGGACTTCAGAATTTCATAAGCAGCATGGCTACTGTTCACTTGGTCACTGCAGATGGGAGTTTTGATTGCCAAGGAAACCCAGGTGAACAAGAAGCTTTAGTTTCTTCTTTGCATTACTGTGAAGTTGTCACTGCTCTGACCACTCTCGGAAACGGTGGCTCTTTTGTTCTGAAGATGTTTACTATGTTCGAACATTGTTCCATAAACTTGATGTACCTGCTGAACTGTTGCTTTGACCAAGTCCATGTTTTCAAACCTGCTACTAGCAAGGCAGGAAACTCCGAAGTCTATGTCGTTTGCCTCCACTATAAGGGGAAAGAGGCCATCCATCCTCTGTTATCTAAGATGATCTTGAATTTTGGGactgaaatgaaaaggaaagcccTCTTTCCCCATCATGTGATTCCTGATTCTTTTCTTAAGAGACATGAAGAATGTTGTGTGTTCTTTCATAAATACCAGCTAGAGACTATTTCTGAGAACATTCGTCTGTTTGAGTGCATGGGAAAAGCGGAACAAGAAAAGCTGAATAACTTAAGGGATTGTGCTGTACAATATTTTATGCAAAAATT
The genomic region above belongs to Piliocolobus tephrosceles isolate RC106 chromosome 17, ASM277652v3, whole genome shotgun sequence and contains:
- the CMTR2 gene encoding cap-specific mRNA (nucleoside-2'-O-)-methyltransferase 2, whose product is MSKCRKTPVQQLASLVSFSPDVLADIFELFAKNFSYGKPLNNEWQLPDPSEIFTCDHTEFNAFLDLKNSLNEVKNLLSDKKLDEWHEHTAFTNKAGKIISHVRKSVNAELCTQAWCKFHEILCSFPLIPQEAFQNGKLNSLHLCEAPGAFIASLNHYLKSRRFPCDWSWVANTLNPYHEANDDLMMIMDDRLIANTLHWWYFGPDNTGDIMTLKFLTGLQNFISSMATVHLVTADGSFDCQGNPGEQEALVSSLHYCEVVTALTTLGNGGSFVLKMFTMFEHCSINLMYLLNCCFDQVHVFKPATSKAGNSEVYVVCLHYKGKEAIHPLLSKMILNFGTEMKRKALFPHHVIPDSFLKRHEECCVFFHKYQLETISENIRLFECMGKAEQEKLNNLRDCAVQYFMQKFQLKHLSRNNWLVKKSGIGCSTNTKWFGQRNKYFKTYNERKMLEALSWKDRVAKGYFNSWAEEHGVYHPGQSSILEGAASNLECHLWHILEGKKLPKVKCSPFCNGEILKTLNEAIEKSLGGAFNLDSKFRPKQQYSCSCHVFSEELMFSELCSLTECLQDEQVVEPSNQIKCLLVGFSTSHNIKMHIPLEVRLLESAELTTFSCSLLHDGDPTYQRLFLDCLLHSLRELHTGDVMILPVLSCFTRFMAGLIFVLHSCFRFITFFCPTSSDPLRTCAVLLCVGYQDLPNPVFQYLQRVNELLSTLLNSDSPQQVLQFVPMEVLLKGALLDFLWDLNAAIAKRHLHFIIQREREEIISSLQLQN